One Cryptococcus neoformans var. neoformans B-3501A chromosome 10, whole genome shotgun sequence DNA window includes the following coding sequences:
- a CDS encoding hypothetical protein (HMMPfam hit to Sugar_tr, Sugar (and other) transporter, score: 323.6, E(): 2.8e-94): MPYLGLRGKKLLTAISVTAGVGFCLFGIDNAALGGVISSDPFNRRFNLDPTGQGAVTGSYEIGCFFGALFFAFFGEKVARRIVLLIGCVPLLIGTVLQVATYSTAQLVAGRVVAGLAMGAITSTLPIWQNETSPPALRGTLICASLSMLIVGQLIAYWAAYGLLDKYDNDMVYRVMFSLQGMAAVIMGALLFFMPESPRFLLAHSRPDEAREVLSALADIPKNDPVITEQMEEIVRAIETERASARNWGDLMKRGKNAQGEKRRMFTAVVIQVCQAFSGSTVISYYVTTIFQEAIGMSPHTSTLLSGYLQIFFLICSFATWWLIEHAGRRRLFILTAFAMAVVMFIMGGLIKIDTKPTGIGAAVMVFAYQAFFTWGWMAGVWVYSSEICPLSWRSKGMGLAVALQWLFDFVLLMGKSCVTPVGIANIGYGMFMLFGAFNLCFIPFVYFYCPETAGVPLESIDAFFVPGVDPIKESEKLRKEIRDARKGEEEVLAMEEAIIGEEPILDEGETKYVGETEK, encoded by the exons ATGCCCTATCTTGGACTTCGAGGCAAAAAGCTGCTCACGGCCATCTCTGTCACGGCAGGTGTCGGCTTCTGCTTGTTCGGTATCGACAATGCAGCTCTAGGAGGGGTGATTTCTTCTGATCCTT TCAACCGTCGATTCAACCTCGACCCTACCGGTCAAGGTGCCGTCACCGGTTCCTACGAGATTGGCTGCTTTTTTGGTGCCCTCTTTTTCGCCTTTTTCGGCGAGAAAGTTGCTCGAAGAATAGTTCTCCTCATAGGATGTGTTCCTCTTTTGATTGGCACTGTCTTGCAGGTCGCCACCTATTCAACGGCACAGCTGGTAGCTGGACGAGTAGTGGCGGGTTTGGCTATGGGTGCGATTACCTCGACTTTGCCTATCTGGCAGAACGAAACCAGTCCGCCCGCTTTGCGAGGAACATTGATCTGTGCTAGTCTGAGTATGCTTATC GTTGGTCAACTCATTGCCTATTGGGCAGCATATGGCCTTCTGGACAAATATGATAACGATATGGTTTACCGTGTCATGTTCTCCCTTCAAGGCATGGCTGCGGTAATCATGGGTGCTTTGCTTTTCTTCATGCCGGAATCCCCTCGTTTCCTTCTCGCCCACTCTAGACCTGACGAGGCTCGTGAGGTTTTATCAGCCTTGGCGGATATCCCAAAAAACGACCCCGTTATCACAGAgcagatggaagagatcgTCAGGGCTATTGAGACCGAAAGAGCTAGTGCACGAAACTGGGGTGATCTCATGAAGAGGGGCAAGAATGCCCAAGGcgaaaagagaagaatgttCACT GCCGTTGTTATCCAG GTCTGTCAAGCGTTCAGTGGCAGTACTGTCATCTCATA CTATGTCACCACCATTTT CCAAGAAGCCATTGGAATGTCTCCCCATacctccactcttctttctgGTTATCTTCAGA TTTTTTTCCTTATCTGTAGTTTTGC TACATGGTGGCTTATCG AGCATGCCGGCCGAAGACGTCTTTTTATCCTTACGGCATTCGCCATG GCTGTGGTCATGTTTATCATGGGTGGCCTTATCAAGATCGATACCAAGCCTACTGGTATTGGTGCAGCTGTCATGGTTTTCGCTTACCAGGC ATTCTTCACCTGGGGTTGGATGGCAGGCGTGTGGGTTTATTCGTCCGAAATTTGTCCCTTGAGCTGGCGTTCCAAGGGCATGGG TCTGGCAGTTGCTCTTCAATGGCTCTTCGACTTTGTGCTTCTCATGGGCAAGTCCTGTG TCACCCCTGTCGGCATTGCCAACATCGGCTACGGCATGTTCATGCTCTTCGGCGCCTTTAACCTCTGCTTCATCCCTTTCGTCTACTTTTATTGCCCCGAAACAGCTGGTGTCCCTCTTGAATCAATTGATGCCTTCTTCGTACCTGGCGTTGATCCCATCAAGGAGAGCGAAAAATTGAGGAAAGAAATTAGAGATGCcagaaagggagaggaggaagtccTTGCTATGGAAGAAGCCATCATTGGGGAGGAGCCCATCCTTGATGAGGGAGAGACGAAGTACGTTGGAGAAACGGAGAAGTAA